ATCTACGCGCTGCTCAACGGGGAGTCGCCCCACTTCATCCTGCGCTTCGCGAATGCCGCCGCCGCGCTGAGTTGCACACGTCCAGGCGCGCTCAACAGCGTGCCCTCTCTCGCAGACGTGGTGGCGTTCATGGACGGGGCGCGAGCGCTTCGGTAAGCACGCGGCCCATGGCTTCGGGCAGCGTGATGCCGGTGAGGAACGCGAGCGTGGGAGCCAGATCGATCGGCGCCGACGGCTGCAGGTACTCGCCCTTGTTGATGCCGTACCCGAACAGGATCACCGGCACGCGCGTGTCGTAGCGGTGGCCGGTCCCGTGCGTGCTCGTGCTCGACGAGGTGATCCAGTAGCTGCGGCCGAGCATCTTGATGTCGCCGCTGCGGCCGTCGTAGTGGCTGAGGGCCGACGGGCGCGTCAGCGGATCGACCATCGACAGCTCTTCCTTGCGATAGGCGCGCCACACCCCCTGCGTCTTGCGGATGGCATCCAGCACGGCGGTCATCGCCTTCGCGTTCTGCGTCAGCTTCAGGTAGACGCCATCGTTGAAGTAGATGTCGTTGTAGATCACTCGGGTTCGATAGTTGCCCGAACCCAACTCGCGAGTGAGCACCTCATCGATCACGCGCCCGACGACAACGGTATTGATGCGGCCGGCGTCGAAGCCCTGGGCCTTGACCCGCTCCGGCACGGGAGCCACCCCGTGGTCGGCGGTCAGTCCCACCACGTAGTTGCCCTTGCCGACATCGCGATCGAGTTTGTCGAGCAGCATGCCGAGCTCGCGATCCAGGTGGATCATCACGTCTTGCACTTCGTGCGAGTCCTGCCCGAAGTCGTGGCCGACCTTGTCGAGAGCCGAGAAGCTGATGCCGAGGTAGTCAGTGCCGGCGCCGCGACCGAGCTTGACGCCGTCGAGCGCCGCGCCGGCCAGGCCCGCGAGGTAGGCATCGGAATACGGACTCGACTCCCATGCGTCGGTGAACGCGCCGCCCACCTCGGTGCCATCCCCCTTCACGATATGCGGGAAGTCCTTGGTGACCAGGGCCGTACTCCGCCGCCCTTCCGGCGATCCGTCGTAGAGGTACATCTCCTTCGGCATGGAGCGGACCCACGGCCGCCCCATCTCGTTTCTCAGGGGATGCGCCGTGATGTAGTCGGCGAAGTACGGCACCGTCCCCTTCGCGAAGGCCGTGGAGGTCACCCATTCGCCGTTGGCTTCGTCCAGCCAGATCACCGCATCGGGACGATGGCCGCCGAGGTTAATGGCGGAGCGCGCCTTCAGCGAGATGCTCACCACGCGCGGCGCTGGCGAGCCCTGCAGCCGCATCTCGTCGGCGAGCGTCGTCGTCATCAGGTTCCGCGCGCTGTGGCCGACGCCCTTCACCGGAATGCCGTACGTGATCAGTTGCTGGTCGTCGTCATCCGTGCAGCTCACCAGGCGGCTGTTGTCGCGCTCCCACCATTGGTTGAGCACCATGCCGTGCACGGCGGGCACCGTGCCGGTGCTCATGCTGGCGTGACCGGCGCAGGTCACGGTGTTGTAGTACGGATAGTCGGCC
This genomic stretch from Vicinamibacterales bacterium harbors:
- a CDS encoding alkaline phosphatase family protein, which produces MRSFAFAALIGLLVLSGPTAPFDSRVTALAQGRQSEVQAPPAVRAGPRLVVLISVDQMRGDYIDRFQHQWSKGLKRLVSEGAWFRQADYPYYNTVTCAGHASMSTGTVPAVHGMVLNQWWERDNSRLVSCTDDDDQQLITYGIPVKGVGHSARNLMTTTLADEMRLQGSPAPRVVSISLKARSAINLGGHRPDAVIWLDEANGEWVTSTAFAKGTVPYFADYITAHPLRNEMGRPWVRSMPKEMYLYDGSPEGRRSTALVTKDFPHIVKGDGTEVGGAFTDAWESSPYSDAYLAGLAGAALDGVKLGRGAGTDYLGISFSALDKVGHDFGQDSHEVQDVMIHLDRELGMLLDKLDRDVGKGNYVVGLTADHGVAPVPERVKAQGFDAGRINTVVVGRVIDEVLTRELGSGNYRTRVIYNDIYFNDGVYLKLTQNAKAMTAVLDAIRKTQGVWRAYRKEELSMVDPLTRPSALSHYDGRSGDIKMLGRSYWITSSSTSTHGTGHRYDTRVPVILFGYGINKGEYLQPSAPIDLAPTLAFLTGITLPEAMGRVLTEALAPRP